The following coding sequences are from one Triticum aestivum cultivar Chinese Spring chromosome 5A, IWGSC CS RefSeq v2.1, whole genome shotgun sequence window:
- the LOC123103116 gene encoding GDSL esterase/lipase At5g37690 encodes MELPPPPLISTLNGSAAAAAMGVNFGGEEGESGGAGVFRMGAVGQQLRLAAETLQLLRLEAATPGEASAAAAGAVFVVSFGADAYARLLARGSEADASAPKHGRRGFARLLAGRVARAVQELYEADVRRVAVLGVPPLGCAPRVMWDGLHLVDGRGCVEEANELVQGYNARVEAQLDALRPELPGADIVFCDVYKGVMEMITNPAAYGNITFTNRNYLFCM; translated from the coding sequence ATGGAGCTCCCGCCACCGCCGCTCATCTCCACGCTCAACGGCTCAGCGGCCGCGGCCGCGATGGGCGTCAACTTCGGCGGCGAGGAGGGCGAGAGCGGCGGAGCCGGGGTGTTCCGCATGGGCGCCGTCGGGCAGCAGCTGCGGCTGGCCGCCGAGACGCTGCAGCTGCTGCGCCTCGAGGCCGCCACGCCGGGCGAGGCGTCCGCGGCCGCGGCCGGCGCCGTCTTCGTGGTGTCCTTCGGCGCCGACGCGTACGCGCGGCTGCTCGCGCGCGGGTCCGAGGCGGACGCGTCGGCGCCCAAGCACGGCCGCCGCGGCTTCGCCCGCCTCCTGGCCGGCCGCGTGGCGCGCGCGGTGCAGGAGCTGTACGAGGCGGACGTGAGGAGGGTGGCGGTGCTGGGGGTGCCGCCGCTGGGGTGCGCGCCGCGGGTGATGTGGGACGGGCTGCACCTCGTGGACGGCCGCGGGTGCGTGGAGGAGGCTAACGAGCTCGTCCAGGGGTACAACGCCAGGGTGGAGGCGCAGCTGGACGCGCTCCGGCCGGAGCTGCCCGGCGCCGACATCGTCTTCTGCGACGTCTACAAGGGGGTCATGGAGATGATCACCAATCCGGCCGCATATGGTAACATTACTTTTACTAACCGaaattatctgttttgtatgtga